One genomic window of Cannabis sativa cultivar Pink pepper isolate KNU-18-1 chromosome 2, ASM2916894v1, whole genome shotgun sequence includes the following:
- the LOC133034789 gene encoding WD repeat-containing protein DWA2-like, whose product MQGGSSGIGYGLKYQARCISDVKADTDHTTFLTGTLTLKEENEVHLIRISSGGTELVCEGLFSHPNEIWDLASCPFDQRIFSTVYFNGESYGAAIWQIPELYGELNSPQLEKITPIGENVGKIKCILWWPSGKHDKLISIDEENLSLWSLDNMPRKAIQILSQESAGMYHFSGGAWDPHDVNAIAATSESSLQFWDLRTMKKTNSIERSRVRNVDYNPKKQHILVTAEDESGVCLWDLRKPKTPIEELSGHTHWSWAVKYNPEYEGLILSSGTNSTVNLWWADEFTSERVVDSPTRANHLNPLLHSYIDYEDSVYGLAWSCREPWIFASLSYDGRVVVESVKPFLSRK is encoded by the coding sequence ATGCAAGGAGGTTCGTCAGGCATCGGATATGGTCTGAAATATCAGGCTAGGTGCATATCCGATGTGAAAGCTGATACAGATCACACCACCTTTCTCACCGGCACTCTCACTCTGAAAGAAGAAAATGAGGTGCATTTGATCCGGATTTCGTCCGGAGGAACTGAACTAGTATGCGAGGGATTGTTTTCGCACCCAAACGAGATCTGGGATCTCGCTTCTTGTCCCTTCGATCAACGAATCTTCTCCACTGTCTACTTTAATGGCGAATCGTATGGTGCTGCAATATGGCAGATACCCGAGTTGTATGGCGAGCTGAATTCCCCTCAGTTGGAAAAAATTACCCCAATTGGGGAAAATGTTGGTAAGATTAAGTGCATTCTTTGGTGGCCATCTGGAAAACATGATAAGCTGATAAGTATTGATGAGGAAAATCTTTCCTTATGGAGCTTAGATAATATGCCAAGAAAAGCTATCCAGATACTATCACAAGAATCAGCTGGTATGTACCACTTTTCTGGAGGAGCATGGGATCCACATGATGTGAATGCAATTGCGGCGACTAGTGAATCTTCACTTCAGTTTTGGGACTTACGAACAATGAAGAAAACAAATTCAATTGAGCGCTCTCGTGTACGCAATGTTGATTACAATCCCAAGAAGCAGCACATACTTGTCACAGCAGAAGACGAATCTGGAGTGTGCTTGTGGGATCTGAGGAAGCCAAAGACTCCCATTGAGGAGCTTTCTGGGCACACACACTGGTCATGGGCTGTCAAGTATAATCCTGAGTACGAAGGGCTTATTCTGAGTTCTGGTACAAACTCAACTGTCAATTTGTGGTGGGCTGATGAGTTTACATCTGAAAGAGTAGTTGATTCACCAACTAGAGCAAATCATCTAAACCCATTACTACATTCTTATATTGATTATGAAGACAGTGTTTATGGCCTTGCTTGGAGTTGTCGCGAGCCTTGGATCTTTGCGTCATTGTCTTACGATGGAAGGGTAGTCGTGGAATCAGTAAAGCCCTTTTTATCCAGAAAATGA
- the LOC115720787 gene encoding uncharacterized protein LOC115720787 has protein sequence MAGPNRHLLPLLLLSIAALFFYSYYHSTLHAFTPTPNPHSTFPLHTSHTPHRDFTFIIKVLAYNRLDSLARCLRSLAAADYLSDRVHLHVYIDHFAFVNGSTDVDRMLEDSHRILEFADGFSWKFGEKLVHYRTQNAGLQAQWLEAWWPESDDEFAFVVEDDLEVSPLYYKFLRSLIVNYYYGDPDFRPYIYGASLQRPRFVPGKHGNKIQLDNGTRIFLYQLVGTWGQLLFPKPWKEFRLWYDKHKAKGIKPFLDGMVTNGWYKKMGERIWTPWFIKFIHSRGYYNFYTNFLNERALSVSHRDAGVNYGKTAGPDSNLLDENSLDFNLLEMQPLKNLKWYDFCFREVLPERVVRNFDELGPVLHTVQKQGTAVIVSLYGASEMVTRNLICNFEKLNIWNFIFIGHESDFLLDLARRGHPVITGDHFLRSVTTFKMPDSQDFHSDMMTSILVKAYVIMKNIELGYNSLLIEGNMLLLQGYPYFDQDNTYDFYSGKISGLLFIRSSTSARNIWVDKFISDVAMMSKSMPNNQESTSFAGIIEKLLEQKSKKIKRVDETNIGVDISSNNDKVVTLDIEKKFVHWSVKMDLDLLKKRLENFGAWMVGDDFSCKAVVCHPS, from the exons ATGGCGGGTCCCAACCGGCATTTGCTGCCTCTCCTCCTCCTTTCCATTGCTGCTCTCTTCTTCTACTCCTACTACCACTCTACACTCCACGCCTTCACCCCTACTCCTAACCCTCATTCTACTTTTCCCCTTCACACCTCCCACACCCCTCACCGAGACTTCACTTTCATCATCAAGGTTCTCGCCTACAACCGCCTCGACTCGCTGGCCCGCTGCCTCCGCTCCCTCGCCGCTGCAGATTATCTCTCCGATCGGGTACACCTCCACGTCTATATCGACCACTTCGCATTCGTCAATGGCTCCACTGATGTGGATCGTATGTTGGAGGATTCGCATCGAATTTTGGAGTTCGCTGATGGATTCAGTTGGAAATTTGGGGAGAAGCTCGTCCATTATCGGACCCAGAATGCTGGACTTCAAGCCCAGTGGCTGGAGGCCTGGTGGCCTGAGTCCGATGACGAATTCGCCTTCGTCGTGGAGGATGACTTAGAGGTATCGCCGCTTTATTACAAGTTTCTTAGGAGTTTGATTGTGAATTATTATTATGGTGATCCAGATTTTCGTCCGTACATCTATGGAGCTTCACTGCAGAGACCAAGGTTTGTTCCAG GTAAACATGGTAACAAAATACAATTGGATAATGGAACCAGAATTTTTCTCTACCAATTGGTAGGCACTTGGGGTCAGCTCCTCTTTCCAAAACCTTGGAAAGAGTTCAGGCTGTGGTATGACAAACACAAAGCCAAGGGCATTAAGCCATTTCTTGATGGAATG GTAACAAATGGGTGGTATAAGAAGATGGGGGAGAGAATATGGACTCCTTGGTTCATTAAATTCATTCATTCTCGTGGCTACTATAATTTTTacactaattttttaaatgagAGAGCGCTGAGTGTCTCTCACAGAGATGCAGGTGTCAACTATGGTAAAACTGCTGGACCTGATTCCAATCTGTTGGATGAAAACTCTCTTGATTTCAACCTTCTGGAAATGCAGCCATTGAAAAACCTGAAATGGTATGATTTCTGTTTCAGAGAAGTACTTCCTGAAAGGGTTGTTAGGAATTTTGATGAACTCGGGCCTGTTCTTCACACAGTGCAGAAACAGGGAACTGCAGTTATTGTGAGCCTATATGGAGCATCGGAGATGGTCACAAGGAACCTGATTTGCAACTTTGAGAAGTTAAATATTTGGAACTTCATTTTCATTGGCCACGAGTCAGATTTCCTGCTTGACCTTGCTCGTAGAGGACATCCTGTGATCACCGGAGACCATTTCTTGAGGAGCGTAACAACTTTTAAAATGCCAGATTCCCAAGATTTCCATTCAGATATGATGACTTCCATATTGGTGAAAGCCTATGTGATAATGAAGAACATAGAATTAGGATACAATTCCTTGCTCATTGAGGGAAACATGCTTCTACTTCAAGGTTATCCTTATTTTGATCAAGATAATACCTACGACTTCTACAGTGGGAAGATCTCAGGACTTCTCTTCATTAGAAGCTCAACTTCTGCTCGTAATATTTGGGTCGACAAATTTATCTCAGATGTTGCAATGATGTCGAAGTCTATGCCAAATAACCAAGAGAGCACAAGTTTTGCAGgtataatagaaaaattattggaGCAAAAGAGTAAGAAGATTAAGAGAGTTGACGAAACAAACATTGGAGTTGATATTTCTTCCAATAATGATAAAGTGGTTACTTTAGACATTGAGAAAAAATTTGTTCACTGGTCTGTGAAGATGGATTTAGATTTACTTAAGAAACGGCTTGAAAATTTTGGTGCATGGATGGTGGGCGATGACTTTTCGTGCAAGGCTGTTGTGTGTCACCCGTCATAG